In one window of Bradyrhizobium diazoefficiens DNA:
- a CDS encoding amino acid ABC transporter permease, with translation MTAITDMPDLPRAARPPQIGNPVLRWLRTNLFSSISNGILTVVLLAVLGKGAVGFAQWGIANAVWLTPANDSTACKAVRGLGACWAVIPEKYRFILFGTYPFDEQWRPALSVLLFIALFYLSTRRAFWRRELALLWIGALAMISVLMWGGVFGLAFVSQDRWGGLPVTLILATFGLAFGFPLGILVALGRRSKLPAIRSLSVLYVELIRGVPLVSLLFMASVMFPLFMPAGFNIDKLLRAQIAIILFAGAYLAEVIRGGLQAVPRGQYEAADALGLSYWRKHRLIVLPQAIRHVIPPLVNTFIAFFKDTSLVLIIGIFDLLTTAKTAIIDPAWQQFSVEVYLFVAAIYFVFCFAMSRYSRSLEAMRER, from the coding sequence ATGACGGCGATCACCGACATGCCGGACTTGCCCCGTGCCGCCCGCCCTCCGCAAATCGGCAACCCGGTGCTCCGCTGGCTGCGCACCAATCTGTTCTCGTCGATCTCCAACGGCATTCTTACGGTCGTCTTGCTGGCGGTGCTGGGGAAGGGCGCGGTCGGTTTCGCGCAGTGGGGCATCGCCAATGCGGTCTGGCTTACGCCGGCCAATGATTCCACCGCCTGCAAGGCGGTGCGCGGCCTTGGCGCCTGCTGGGCGGTCATCCCCGAGAAATACCGTTTCATTCTGTTCGGTACCTATCCGTTCGACGAGCAGTGGCGGCCGGCGCTGTCCGTGTTGCTGTTCATCGCGTTGTTCTATCTCTCCACGCGCCGCGCCTTCTGGAGGCGCGAACTCGCTTTGCTCTGGATCGGCGCGCTGGCGATGATCAGCGTGCTGATGTGGGGCGGCGTGTTCGGGCTCGCCTTCGTCTCGCAGGACCGCTGGGGTGGATTGCCGGTGACGCTGATCCTGGCGACGTTCGGATTGGCGTTTGGTTTCCCGCTCGGCATCCTCGTTGCGCTCGGCCGACGCTCGAAGCTGCCGGCGATCCGTTCGCTCTCAGTGCTCTATGTCGAGCTGATCCGCGGCGTGCCGCTGGTCAGCCTGCTGTTCATGGCAAGCGTGATGTTTCCACTGTTCATGCCTGCGGGATTTAACATCGACAAGCTGCTGCGGGCGCAGATCGCGATCATTCTGTTCGCGGGCGCTTATCTTGCCGAGGTGATCCGCGGCGGCCTCCAGGCCGTGCCGCGCGGGCAATATGAAGCGGCCGATGCGTTGGGGCTGTCTTATTGGCGCAAGCACCGGCTGATCGTGCTGCCGCAGGCGATCCGCCACGTCATCCCGCCGCTGGTCAACACCTTCATCGCGTTCTTCAAGGACACCAGCCTGGTGCTGATCATCGGCATCTTCGATCTGCTGACGACGGCGAAGACCGCGATCATCGATCCCGCCTGGCAACAGTTTTCGGTCGAGGTCTACCTCTTCGTCGCCGCGATCTACTTTGTCTTCTGCTTTGCGATGTCGCGTTATAGCCGGAGCTTGGAGGCGATGAGGGAACGGTGA
- a CDS encoding amidase, whose product MSQELIRETACAVVDKLRSGDTSPLELLDVMEKRVSEMDGKVNALPTLCFDRARTNAKELMRKPAGARGLLAGLPVPIKDLTDVAGVLNTQGSPIYRDNIPKTSDLMVENLEANGAVVYAKSNTPEFGAGANTFNEVFGATLNPWDTTKSAAGSSGGAAVALATGMAWLAQGSDMGGSLRSPAAFCGVVGMRPSIGRVAHTPKSGIDRNLGVVGPMARNVEDLALLLDAMSGDYPDDPLSLPAPAISFLSAAQSGKRPKRIAYSPDLGITPVDPEVKAITRKAAERFAEAGAIVEEAHPDWREAHECFHVLRAFDFAITKANLLRTKRDLLKPEVIWNIEEGLKLTVEQLARAEAQRVGMTARAIEFFKTYDLLLTPTTIVPPFPIENRYVAACAGKTFENYVEWLGIVYAITLACCPSLSLPCGFTASGLPVGLQVVGAPRADAEVIAGAKVLEDILGLRGQTPIDPRVK is encoded by the coding sequence TTGTCTCAAGAGTTGATCCGCGAAACCGCGTGTGCCGTCGTCGACAAGCTGCGCTCCGGCGACACCTCTCCGCTCGAACTGCTGGATGTCATGGAGAAGCGCGTCAGCGAGATGGACGGCAAGGTCAACGCGCTGCCGACGCTGTGCTTCGATCGCGCGCGAACCAACGCGAAAGAACTGATGCGGAAGCCGGCCGGCGCGCGCGGGCTACTCGCGGGTCTGCCGGTGCCGATCAAGGACCTGACCGATGTCGCAGGCGTGCTGAACACCCAAGGCTCACCGATCTACCGGGATAACATCCCCAAGACGTCCGACCTCATGGTCGAGAATCTCGAGGCCAATGGCGCGGTCGTTTACGCCAAGTCGAACACACCGGAATTCGGTGCCGGCGCCAACACCTTCAACGAGGTGTTCGGCGCAACGCTCAATCCCTGGGACACGACGAAATCGGCAGCCGGCTCCTCCGGCGGCGCCGCGGTAGCGCTCGCCACCGGCATGGCCTGGCTCGCGCAAGGATCCGACATGGGCGGCTCCCTGCGCAGCCCCGCCGCCTTCTGCGGCGTCGTCGGCATGCGCCCGAGCATCGGCCGCGTCGCGCACACCCCGAAATCGGGCATCGATCGCAATCTCGGCGTCGTGGGCCCGATGGCGCGCAATGTCGAAGATCTCGCATTGCTGTTAGATGCCATGAGTGGTGACTACCCGGACGATCCGCTCTCGCTGCCGGCGCCTGCGATCTCGTTCCTGTCGGCCGCGCAATCGGGCAAGAGGCCGAAGCGCATCGCCTATTCGCCCGATCTCGGCATCACGCCTGTTGATCCCGAGGTCAAGGCGATCACGCGCAAGGCGGCCGAACGTTTTGCCGAAGCCGGAGCGATCGTCGAGGAGGCGCATCCGGACTGGCGCGAGGCGCATGAGTGCTTCCATGTGCTGCGTGCCTTCGATTTTGCGATCACCAAGGCCAATCTGCTGCGCACCAAGCGCGACCTGCTCAAGCCCGAGGTGATCTGGAACATAGAAGAGGGCCTCAAGCTCACTGTCGAGCAGCTCGCACGCGCGGAAGCCCAGCGCGTCGGCATGACCGCGCGCGCGATCGAGTTCTTCAAGACCTACGATCTCCTGCTGACGCCGACTACGATCGTGCCGCCCTTCCCGATCGAGAACCGCTATGTCGCCGCATGCGCCGGCAAGACCTTCGAGAATTACGTCGAATGGCTCGGGATCGTCTACGCCATCACGCTCGCCTGCTGCCCGTCGCTGTCGCTGCCCTGTGGATTCACCGCTTCCGGCCTGCCGGTCGGCCTGCAGGTCGTCGGCGCGCCGCGCGCCGATGCGGAGGTGATCGCGGGCGCAAAGGTGCTGGAGGACATTTTGGGTCTACGCGGGCAGACGCCGATCGATCCGCGGGTGAAGTAG
- a CDS encoding cytochrome P450, producing the protein MSDVSQPAAHPPVTDWVNDFDHTDPQWTDDPFPIWEELRAASPVVHTERFLGCYMPTTYQAVREIANNTEHFSSRRIIVRDVRSEVARNAAPPITSDPPVHKPAKQLLLPPFTPDAMKKLEPRMRAICNELIDGFIADGKVDAAARYSKYIPVRAIAHMLGIPERDSDLFINWIHMILELGIKDETKLLEAVHEMSDYFRTHIEERRSRPTEDLISYLMNAKDKEGQPLEESHVLGSLRLLLIAGIDTTWSAIGSSLWHLARTPADRERLISEPELIPTAVEELLRAYSPVTMAREVVKETTISGCPVKAGNMVLLSFPAANRDPKMFPDADKVVIDRQENRHAAFGLGIHRCVGSNLARMEMQVALEEWLKRIPDFRLDPAGTVTWSQGTVRGPRQLPFLLGKAM; encoded by the coding sequence ATGTCCGACGTCAGCCAGCCCGCCGCCCATCCGCCCGTGACCGATTGGGTGAATGATTTCGACCACACCGATCCGCAATGGACGGACGATCCCTTCCCGATCTGGGAGGAGCTGCGCGCCGCGAGCCCCGTCGTGCACACCGAGCGCTTTCTTGGCTGCTACATGCCGACGACCTATCAAGCCGTGCGCGAGATCGCCAACAACACCGAGCATTTCTCGTCCCGCCGGATCATTGTCCGCGACGTTCGATCCGAGGTCGCCAGGAACGCGGCGCCGCCGATCACTTCCGATCCGCCCGTGCACAAGCCGGCCAAGCAATTGCTGCTGCCTCCGTTCACCCCAGATGCGATGAAAAAGCTCGAGCCGCGGATGCGTGCGATCTGCAACGAGCTGATCGACGGGTTCATCGCCGATGGCAAGGTCGACGCCGCAGCCCGCTACAGCAAATACATCCCGGTTCGAGCCATCGCCCACATGCTCGGCATTCCTGAGAGGGACAGCGATCTCTTCATCAACTGGATCCACATGATCCTCGAACTCGGCATCAAGGACGAGACCAAGCTGCTCGAGGCCGTCCACGAGATGAGCGACTATTTCAGGACACATATCGAGGAGCGTCGATCGAGGCCGACTGAGGATCTCATCTCCTATTTGATGAACGCCAAGGACAAGGAAGGCCAGCCGCTGGAGGAGTCCCATGTGCTGGGCTCGCTACGCCTGCTTCTGATTGCCGGCATCGACACCACTTGGAGCGCGATTGGCTCCTCACTCTGGCATCTCGCCCGGACGCCGGCCGACCGCGAACGCCTGATCTCCGAGCCCGAGTTGATCCCGACCGCAGTGGAGGAACTCTTGCGCGCCTATTCCCCCGTGACGATGGCCCGCGAGGTCGTGAAGGAAACGACGATCTCGGGCTGCCCGGTCAAGGCGGGCAACATGGTGCTGCTGTCCTTCCCGGCCGCCAACCGCGATCCCAAGATGTTTCCGGACGCTGACAAAGTCGTGATCGACCGCCAGGAGAACCGCCACGCTGCGTTCGGCCTCGGTATCCACCGCTGCGTTGGTTCCAATTTGGCGCGGATGGAGATGCAGGTGGCGCTGGAAGAATGGCTGAAGCGGATTCCGGACTTCCGGCTCGATCCGGCAGGCACCGTGACCTGGTCGCAGGGCACGGTGAGAGGCCCCCGCCAGTTGCCATTTTTGCTCGGAAAGGCGATGTAG
- a CDS encoding aspartate aminotransferase family protein yields the protein MSTRASRVLHRSLRETPPKAIGGEGVYLFAEDGRRVIDASGGAAVSCLGHQHPSVIAAMAKQASTLAYAHTAFFSSEPAERLAETLVGHEPGGLAYAYFVSGGSEAIEASIKLARQYFIERGEPQRQHFIARRQSYHGNTLGALAAGGNAWRRAPYAPLLSAAFSHVTPAFAYHEKHDVESDAQFVARLAAELEAEFQRLGPDTVAAFLAEPVVGATAGAVTAPDGYFKAVREICDRHGALLILDEVMCGMGRTGTTHAWQQEGVAPDIQAIAKGLGGGYQPIGAMLASGKIIDTIRTGSGAFQHGHTYLAHPLACAAALAVQDVIREDRLLDRVKERGKQLEQRLTESFGNHRHIGDIRGRGLFWAIELVADRASRIAFDPALKLHQKIKAEAFANGLGCYPGGGTVDGVRGDHVLLAPPYIASADEIDQIVDKLGTAVDNVLRNVNH from the coding sequence ATGAGCACCCGCGCCAGCCGTGTGCTGCATCGTTCGCTGCGTGAGACGCCGCCCAAGGCGATCGGCGGCGAGGGCGTCTATCTCTTTGCCGAGGACGGCCGGCGCGTAATCGACGCCTCCGGCGGGGCTGCGGTCTCCTGCCTCGGCCATCAGCATCCGAGCGTGATCGCGGCGATGGCGAAGCAGGCCTCGACGCTCGCCTATGCCCACACCGCCTTCTTCTCCTCCGAGCCGGCGGAGCGGCTTGCCGAAACGCTGGTCGGCCACGAGCCCGGCGGTCTCGCCTACGCCTATTTCGTCAGCGGCGGATCGGAGGCGATCGAGGCCAGCATCAAGCTCGCGCGGCAATATTTCATCGAGCGTGGCGAGCCGCAGCGGCAGCATTTCATTGCGCGGCGGCAGAGTTATCACGGCAATACGCTCGGTGCGCTGGCCGCCGGCGGCAATGCCTGGCGTCGCGCGCCCTATGCGCCGCTGCTCTCCGCGGCATTCAGCCATGTGACGCCGGCCTTTGCCTATCACGAGAAGCATGACGTCGAATCAGATGCGCAGTTCGTGGCGCGACTCGCGGCCGAACTCGAGGCCGAGTTTCAACGGCTCGGCCCCGACACTGTTGCCGCGTTCCTCGCCGAGCCCGTCGTCGGCGCCACTGCAGGCGCGGTGACCGCGCCTGACGGCTACTTCAAGGCGGTGCGCGAGATCTGCGACCGGCACGGCGCGCTCTTGATCCTCGACGAGGTCATGTGCGGCATGGGCCGCACCGGCACGACGCACGCCTGGCAGCAAGAAGGCGTCGCGCCGGACATCCAAGCCATCGCGAAAGGGCTCGGCGGCGGCTACCAGCCGATCGGCGCGATGCTCGCGAGCGGCAAGATCATCGACACCATCCGCACGGGCTCGGGCGCGTTTCAGCACGGCCATACGTATCTGGCCCACCCCCTCGCCTGCGCGGCGGCGCTCGCGGTGCAGGATGTGATCCGCGAGGATCGCCTGCTCGACCGCGTCAAGGAACGCGGCAAGCAACTTGAGCAGCGCCTGACGGAGAGCTTCGGCAATCACCGCCATATCGGGGATATCCGGGGCCGCGGCCTGTTCTGGGCGATCGAGCTCGTCGCCGATCGCGCCAGCCGCATCGCGTTCGATCCGGCGCTCAAGCTGCACCAGAAGATCAAGGCGGAGGCCTTTGCCAACGGGCTCGGCTGCTATCCCGGCGGCGGCACCGTCGATGGCGTCCGCGGCGACCATGTGTTGCTGGCGCCGCCCTATATCGCGTCGGCTGACGAAATCGATCAGATCGTCGACAAGCTCGGCACAGCCGTCGACAACGTGTTGCGTAATGTCAATCACTGA
- a CDS encoding tartrate dehydrogenase, whose product MSKKQYRIAVIPGDGIGKEVMPEGLRVLEAAAKKHGVALHFDHFDFSSYDYYEKHGQMMPDDWKEKIGKHDAIYFGAVGWPAKIPDHVSLWGSLIKFRREFDQYVNLRPVRLMPGVPSPLAGRKPGDIDFWVVRENTEGEYSSVGGRMFPDTDREFVTQQTVMTRVGVDRILKFAFELAQSRPKKHLTSATKSNGISITMPYWDERVEAMAKKFPGVKWDKYHIDILTANFVLHPDWFDVVVGSNLFGDILSDLGPACTGTIGIAPSGNINPEGDFPSVFEPVHGSAPDIAGQGIANPIGAIWSGAMMLEHLGEKVAGKSIVDAIERTLAERTLRTKDLGGNADTTACGKAVADMVD is encoded by the coding sequence ATGAGCAAGAAACAATACCGGATCGCAGTCATTCCCGGCGACGGCATCGGCAAGGAAGTGATGCCCGAGGGCCTGCGCGTTTTGGAGGCAGCGGCCAAGAAGCACGGCGTGGCCCTGCATTTCGACCATTTCGATTTCTCGTCTTACGACTATTACGAGAAGCACGGCCAGATGATGCCCGATGACTGGAAGGAAAAGATCGGCAAGCACGATGCGATCTATTTCGGCGCGGTCGGCTGGCCGGCCAAGATTCCGGATCATGTCTCGCTGTGGGGTTCGCTGATCAAGTTTCGCCGCGAGTTCGACCAGTATGTAAATTTGCGCCCGGTGCGATTGATGCCGGGCGTGCCGTCGCCTCTGGCGGGCCGCAAGCCCGGCGATATCGATTTCTGGGTGGTGCGCGAGAACACCGAAGGCGAATATTCCTCGGTCGGCGGCCGCATGTTCCCGGACACCGACCGCGAGTTCGTGACGCAGCAGACCGTAATGACTCGCGTGGGCGTGGACCGCATCCTGAAGTTTGCCTTCGAACTCGCGCAGTCGCGGCCGAAGAAGCATTTGACCTCGGCGACCAAATCCAACGGCATCTCCATCACCATGCCCTATTGGGACGAGCGCGTGGAGGCGATGGCCAAGAAGTTTCCGGGCGTGAAGTGGGACAAGTACCACATCGATATTTTGACAGCGAACTTCGTGCTGCATCCGGACTGGTTCGATGTCGTCGTCGGCTCCAACCTGTTCGGCGACATCCTGTCCGATCTCGGCCCGGCCTGCACCGGAACGATCGGCATCGCGCCATCGGGCAACATCAATCCGGAGGGCGATTTCCCGTCGGTGTTCGAGCCGGTGCACGGCTCGGCGCCTGACATCGCGGGGCAGGGCATTGCCAACCCGATCGGCGCGATCTGGTCGGGCGCGATGATGCTCGAGCATCTGGGCGAGAAGGTCGCCGGCAAGTCGATTGTCGACGCGATCGAGCGCACGCTGGCTGAGCGCACGCTGCGCACCAAGGATCTCGGCGGCAATGCCGATACGACCGCCTGCGGCAAGGCGGTCGCGGACATGGTTGATTGA
- a CDS encoding SDR family oxidoreductase — translation MDLHLRGKRVLITGASKGIGAAAAEAFAEEGAHLLLAARSGDQLKTLADRLRSAHQIDAATSIVDLRKTEDLARLAKEAADIDVLVNNAGDIPGGSIDKIDETTWRHAWELKVFGYINLTRQIYAQMKAKGGGVIVNDIGAAGEKFDANYICGSAGNAALMAFTRALGGKSLADNIRVVGINPGPVGTDRHVTLLKTRAKHQFGDESRYKEFQKGLPLGRPAHAREIGDLMAFLASDRAGYTSGVIYTVDGGISAGWG, via the coding sequence ATGGATCTGCATCTGCGTGGCAAGCGCGTCCTGATCACGGGCGCGTCCAAGGGCATTGGCGCAGCTGCCGCCGAGGCGTTCGCCGAGGAAGGCGCTCACCTGCTGCTCGCTGCCCGCAGCGGCGATCAGCTCAAGACGTTGGCCGACCGCCTGCGTTCGGCGCACCAGATCGATGCCGCGACCAGCATCGTGGATTTGCGCAAGACCGAGGACCTCGCGCGGCTCGCCAAGGAGGCCGCCGACATCGACGTGCTCGTCAATAATGCCGGCGACATCCCTGGCGGCTCCATCGACAAGATCGACGAAACCACCTGGCGGCACGCCTGGGAATTGAAGGTGTTCGGCTACATCAACCTCACGCGGCAGATCTATGCGCAGATGAAGGCCAAGGGCGGCGGCGTCATCGTTAACGACATCGGTGCAGCCGGCGAGAAATTCGACGCCAATTACATCTGCGGCAGCGCCGGCAACGCCGCGCTGATGGCCTTCACCCGCGCGCTCGGCGGCAAGAGCCTCGCCGACAACATCCGGGTGGTCGGCATTAATCCCGGCCCGGTCGGCACCGACCGTCACGTCACGCTGCTGAAGACGCGGGCAAAACATCAGTTCGGCGACGAGAGCCGCTACAAGGAATTCCAGAAAGGCCTGCCACTCGGCCGCCCCGCGCACGCGCGCGAGATCGGCGATCTCATGGCGTTCCTGGCGTCGGACCGTGCTGGCTATACGTCCGGCGTGATTTATACGGTGGACGGCGGCATCAGCGCCGGATGGGGTTAG
- a CDS encoding TetR/AcrR family transcriptional regulator, protein MRSQLARKPENTYHHGDLRDALIKAALREAEQGGVEAISIKALAKQLGVSQPAPYRHFADREALLAAVTAEAFRQLSAILREAMARRSKQSKLSRLAQATLDFGLRRNGIYRLMFASRTVSCAAKDSELHEATRETFALVIEALEAPAVGYLRERQALKIWAALHGVVMLAEQGLFTGEAAHATREELVEDFVNETKAALAVAIKDARRQKKAGA, encoded by the coding sequence ATGCGTTCACAACTCGCTCGCAAGCCCGAGAACACTTACCACCATGGCGATCTCCGCGACGCCCTGATCAAGGCCGCGTTGCGCGAGGCGGAGCAGGGCGGTGTGGAAGCGATCAGCATCAAGGCGCTGGCAAAACAGCTTGGCGTTTCCCAGCCGGCGCCGTATCGGCATTTCGCCGATCGCGAGGCGCTGCTTGCGGCCGTAACAGCGGAGGCGTTCCGGCAGCTGAGCGCAATTTTGCGCGAGGCCATGGCGAGGCGATCGAAGCAGTCAAAACTGTCGCGGCTGGCGCAGGCGACGCTCGATTTCGGCCTGCGCCGCAATGGCATCTATCGGCTGATGTTTGCCTCGCGCACGGTGTCCTGCGCCGCCAAGGACAGCGAGCTACACGAGGCGACCCGCGAGACCTTTGCACTCGTGATCGAGGCGCTGGAAGCACCTGCGGTCGGCTATTTGCGCGAGCGGCAGGCGCTCAAGATCTGGGCCGCATTGCATGGTGTCGTGATGCTGGCCGAGCAGGGCCTGTTTACCGGCGAGGCGGCGCATGCCACGCGCGAGGAGCTGGTCGAGGATTTCGTCAACGAGACAAAGGCGGCGCTCGCGGTCGCGATCAAGGACGCGCGGCGTCAGAAAAAGGCCGGCGCCTAG
- a CDS encoding ferredoxin — protein sequence MTERPRVHIDPDKCQGHARCKALAPELFELDEYGNAREAGDGLVPPGLEDKAWLAKSNCPEIAIDVIEE from the coding sequence ATGACTGAGCGACCGAGGGTTCACATCGACCCCGACAAATGCCAGGGCCACGCGCGCTGCAAGGCGCTGGCGCCGGAGCTGTTCGAGCTCGACGAATACGGCAACGCCCGTGAAGCCGGAGACGGCCTCGTTCCTCCGGGTCTCGAGGACAAGGCGTGGCTTGCCAAATCCAATTGCCCGGAAATCGCGATCGATGTGATCGAGGAGTAG
- a CDS encoding MurR/RpiR family transcriptional regulator codes for MAEPAKSSPLSELRIALPSLPMRLQEVGRFVAANDYDATTRSMRDLAAEAGADPAAFTRLAKAIGYSGWDELRAALTEARRPSPTSPFSGRAKGRRHGPNADIALVADKLEAEAAGLPRISAHAIADAARALHDAKRIWITGYRSCRSVAELLNYELRLFRPEQVQIVGASGPDDLDLGAFRPGEAVIVIGFMPYTRASVRVAQAAYRAGATLIAIADSVAAPMAEGADHVLLFEAASSPGFFPSLTGALAIAQSLAAVTFSLGGTAAKKRLQDTEARLAAASTYVSEKG; via the coding sequence ATGGCCGAGCCCGCGAAATCCTCGCCGCTGAGCGAACTGCGCATTGCGTTGCCATCGCTTCCGATGCGGTTGCAGGAGGTCGGGCGTTTCGTCGCGGCCAACGATTACGATGCCACCACCCGCTCGATGCGCGATCTCGCAGCGGAGGCCGGCGCTGATCCCGCCGCGTTCACGCGGCTTGCGAAAGCGATCGGCTATTCCGGCTGGGACGAATTACGCGCCGCGCTGACCGAGGCGCGGCGGCCCTCGCCGACCTCGCCCTTCTCCGGCCGTGCCAAGGGCCGCCGCCACGGTCCGAATGCCGATATCGCACTCGTCGCCGACAAGCTCGAAGCCGAGGCCGCAGGCCTGCCGCGCATCTCCGCGCATGCGATCGCGGACGCGGCCCGCGCGCTGCATGACGCCAAGCGGATCTGGATCACCGGCTATCGCAGCTGCCGTAGCGTCGCGGAATTGCTCAACTACGAGCTTCGGCTGTTTCGCCCGGAGCAAGTGCAGATCGTCGGTGCGTCCGGTCCTGACGATCTCGATCTCGGCGCGTTCCGCCCTGGCGAGGCCGTGATCGTCATCGGCTTCATGCCTTATACCCGCGCCAGCGTCCGTGTCGCACAGGCCGCCTATCGAGCAGGCGCGACCCTGATCGCGATCGCGGACAGTGTCGCAGCGCCGATGGCCGAGGGCGCCGATCACGTACTGCTGTTCGAAGCGGCCTCTTCGCCCGGCTTCTTCCCAAGCCTGACTGGCGCACTCGCAATCGCACAATCTCTGGCCGCGGTGACGTTCTCACTCGGCGGCACGGCTGCAAAGAAGCGCCTTCAGGATACCGAGGCGCGGCTCGCCGCAGCCTCCACCTACGTCTCGGAGAAAGGTTGA
- a CDS encoding aspartate/glutamate racemase family protein encodes MTTPPRIALIHALKHSIAPIEAAFAKAWPEVRLMNLLDDSLSADLARNGALNGAMTERFLALGDYATATGANAILFTCSAFGPCIEAVARAHAPMPVLKPNQAMIERAVTMGKKIGLLSTFPPTLVSMPPEFPASVQIVPKLAEGALAALDRGERATHDRLIVEASRELSDCDVIALAQFSIAATAPLVAKATGRPVVTTPDSAVDELMRRLKA; translated from the coding sequence ATGACGACGCCCCCGCGCATCGCCCTGATCCACGCTCTCAAGCATTCCATCGCTCCAATCGAGGCTGCGTTCGCGAAGGCGTGGCCGGAGGTGCGGCTGATGAACCTGCTCGACGACAGCCTGTCGGCAGACCTGGCACGCAATGGCGCGCTCAATGGCGCCATGACCGAGCGCTTTCTTGCGCTCGGCGATTATGCGACGGCGACCGGGGCGAACGCGATCCTGTTCACTTGCTCGGCCTTCGGCCCCTGCATCGAGGCCGTGGCGCGCGCGCACGCGCCGATGCCGGTGCTGAAGCCGAACCAGGCCATGATCGAACGGGCCGTAACAATGGGTAAAAAGATCGGCCTGCTTTCGACCTTCCCGCCGACGCTGGTCTCGATGCCGCCGGAGTTTCCGGCCTCCGTCCAGATCGTGCCGAAACTGGCCGAGGGTGCGCTGGCAGCACTCGACCGCGGCGAGCGCGCTACGCATGACCGGCTGATTGTCGAAGCGTCAAGGGAGCTGAGCGATTGCGATGTCATTGCACTGGCGCAGTTCAGCATCGCGGCAACCGCGCCGCTGGTCGCGAAGGCCACCGGCCGACCCGTCGTCACCACGCCGGACAGCGCAGTTGATGAGCTGATGAGGCGACTGAAGGCCTAG
- a CDS encoding amino acid ABC transporter substrate-binding protein, whose protein sequence is MMRTMVIAAGVLAASTVAASAATLDTVKSRGTLVCGVSAGFAGFSAPDSQGNYKGLDVDYCRALAAGVLGDPNKVRYVSLTAQNRFTALQSGEIDVLYRNSTQTYLRGVTLGLRQGPINFYDGQGFVVKKDLGVKEIKDLKGATVCVAQGTTHEVTLGDYGRANGIDWKPLVFDRVDTMYQTFFGGRCDAMTQDASALAGAVTTAAPNPADYVVLPQTISKEPLGPFTRNGDEVWSDIITWLHYGLIEAEELGVTQANVDEMAKSQTPAIQRLLGTSSDLGSRLGLDNKWLVTAIKATGNYGEIYERNVGKASPLKLERGLNGLWSKGGLMYAVPFK, encoded by the coding sequence ATGATGAGGACAATGGTTATCGCGGCGGGCGTGCTCGCTGCATCAACGGTCGCAGCGTCGGCGGCGACGCTCGATACGGTGAAAAGCCGCGGCACGCTGGTGTGCGGCGTCAGCGCCGGCTTCGCCGGTTTCTCCGCACCGGACTCGCAAGGCAATTACAAAGGCCTCGACGTCGACTATTGCCGCGCGCTCGCGGCCGGCGTGCTCGGCGATCCCAACAAGGTGCGCTACGTCTCGCTGACCGCACAGAACCGCTTCACTGCGCTGCAATCGGGCGAGATCGATGTGCTCTACCGCAACTCGACGCAGACATATCTGCGCGGCGTCACGCTGGGCCTGCGGCAGGGCCCGATCAACTTCTACGACGGCCAGGGCTTTGTCGTGAAGAAGGATCTCGGCGTGAAGGAGATCAAGGACCTCAAGGGCGCCACCGTCTGCGTCGCACAGGGCACCACGCATGAGGTCACCCTCGGCGATTACGGCCGCGCCAACGGCATCGACTGGAAACCGCTGGTGTTCGACCGCGTCGACACCATGTACCAGACCTTCTTCGGCGGCCGCTGCGATGCCATGACCCAGGATGCCTCCGCGCTCGCCGGCGCCGTCACGACCGCCGCGCCGAACCCGGCCGACTATGTCGTGCTGCCGCAGACCATCAGCAAGGAGCCGCTTGGCCCCTTCACCCGCAACGGCGATGAAGTCTGGAGCGACATCATCACCTGGCTGCATTACGGCCTGATCGAGGCCGAAGAGCTCGGCGTGACGCAAGCCAATGTCGACGAGATGGCGAAGTCGCAGACGCCAGCCATCCAGCGCCTGCTGGGCACCTCCAGCGATCTCGGCTCGCGGCTCGGTCTCGACAACAAATGGCTGGTCACGGCTATCAAGGCCACCGGCAATTACGGCGAGATCTACGAGCGCAATGTCGGCAAGGCGAGCCCGCTCAAGCTCGAGCGCGGCCTCAATGGCCTCTGGAGCAAGGGTGGCTTGATGTACGCGGTGCCATTCAAGTGA